The Longimicrobium sp. genome window below encodes:
- a CDS encoding deoxyribonuclease IV, with protein MPTHIIGAHTVDNGGIHMTALRAGSAGMKALQCFTAIPKFYGDKSTIKPERVERFRKALDEAGIEPRNVVVHAAYVLSVATAEPDKWVRAAAGLAKEMERSNALGVGAVCFHPGSATDGDPKAAAERVAKAITQALKSVEGPTRLLVENTAGAGKTVGRTAEEVADILRHVPDELRGRTGYGLDTCHLFASGWAIHESARKQKEILDEWEQTTGERPGFFHLNDSEGAFASNRDRHMLLGDGQIGAEPFRWLLADPRSQGIPLILETPQENYDIADDDASADPYDLRM; from the coding sequence ATGCCCACACACATCATCGGCGCCCACACGGTCGACAACGGCGGCATCCACATGACCGCCCTGCGCGCCGGCAGCGCGGGGATGAAGGCGCTGCAGTGCTTTACCGCCATCCCCAAGTTCTATGGCGACAAGAGCACCATCAAGCCCGAGCGCGTGGAGCGGTTTCGCAAGGCGCTCGACGAGGCGGGAATCGAGCCGCGCAACGTGGTCGTCCACGCGGCGTACGTGCTCTCCGTCGCCACCGCCGAGCCCGACAAGTGGGTGCGCGCCGCGGCGGGGCTGGCCAAGGAGATGGAGCGCTCCAACGCGCTGGGCGTAGGCGCGGTCTGCTTCCATCCAGGATCCGCCACGGATGGCGATCCCAAGGCGGCGGCCGAGCGGGTGGCCAAGGCCATCACCCAGGCCCTGAAGTCCGTGGAGGGCCCCACGCGCCTGCTCGTCGAGAACACGGCGGGGGCGGGAAAGACGGTCGGCCGCACCGCTGAGGAGGTGGCCGACATCCTGCGGCACGTTCCCGACGAGCTGCGCGGGCGCACCGGCTACGGGCTGGATACCTGCCACCTGTTCGCCTCCGGCTGGGCCATCCACGAATCGGCCCGGAAGCAGAAGGAGATTTTGGACGAGTGGGAGCAGACCACGGGCGAGCGCCCGGGCTTCTTTCACCTGAACGACAGCGAGGGGGCGTTCGCCAGCAACCGCGACCGGCACATGCTGCTGGGCGACGGGCAGATCGGCGCCGAGCCCTTCCGCTGGCTGCTCGCCGATCCGCGCAGCCAGGGGATTCCGCTGATCCTGGAAACGCCGCAGGAGAACTACGACATCGCCGACGACGACGCCTCGGCCGATCCGTACGACCTGCGGATG